A stretch of Castanea sativa cultivar Marrone di Chiusa Pesio chromosome 2, ASM4071231v1 DNA encodes these proteins:
- the LOC142626510 gene encoding uncharacterized protein LOC142626510 has protein sequence MLKNRLVADFMLDPNRVEDKKCMEISLSTTHNNVWSNYYKEYLKFGKEEVRANVPSDLTQDKWDALCDLYETTTWKGKSDWNKANRGKNSTGHTCGSKSFIVFYEEVATI, from the exons ATGTTGAAGAATCGTTTGGTG GCTGATTTCATGTTGGACCCAAATCGCGTTGAGGATAAGAAGTGTATGGAGATTTCATTGTCTACTACCCATAATAATGTTTGGAGTAACTATTACAAGGAGTACTTGAAATTTGGTAAGGAGGAAGTGAGGGCCAATGTTCCATCAGATTTGACACAGGACAAATGGGATGCTTTATGTGATCTATATGAAACAACCACATGGAAG GGTAAGTCAGACTGGAATAAGGCGAACAGAGGAAAGAATAGCACTGGTCACACTTGTGGATCCAAatcatttattgttttttatgaagaggttgcaacaatttaa